Genomic window (Rubeoparvulum massiliense):
CCACAGCCAATATCAAGAATTCTACCTGGCGATTGGAGTGCATTATTCCCCTTGAGCCATGCCATTAGCTTGGCCACACGTTCAAGATGCTCCTCATCTTCCATCTGCTGATTGAATTGGGCTGCACGATAATTCCAGAACTCCTCCTGCTCCTTGTATCGTGCCTCCTCACCCCAAAGCTTGCTGAACTCCTCCACATTGATCATGATGCTACCTCCCTTAGTCAAGTCAGGCTATGTATGGAACCGTGGATTTTCGGATGAATTTTACATGTCTAATAGCATCATACCATAGTGTGATAAGTTGAACGCGGCATCGCATAAAAACACCATCATGATCCAAATACTAGATGGTGATGTAATCATTAGGAAAGGGTGATGACTGTGTTTAATCGTAAAACGATGGGGTGGGTCATGGTACTTGCCTTGGCTGTGACCATTCTGCTCACAGGCTTTGGTGGTAAAGACGAGACAGAGGTACTTCAGGTGGTTTTAGTGAATCCAGAAGGAAAAGCAGTGGGGGAAGCCACCTTGCGGGAGACCAATTCAGGTGTTCTCATCCATGTCCGTGCTCAGGAGCTTCAGCCTGGCAAGCATGCGCTGCATATTCATGAGTTTGGACTCTGTGAAGGACCTGAATTCACCTCAGCAGGTGGACATTTCAATCCATATAACAAAGAGCATGGTTTCGAGAATCCTAAAGGGCCTCATGCAGGTGATTTACCCAATGTGTATGTGACACCGCAGGGAACATTAGAAGTGGAAGTGCTCGCCCATCAGGTGACGCTTAAGAAGGGGAAGAAAAA
Coding sequences:
- a CDS encoding superoxide dismutase family protein; its protein translation is MFNRKTMGWVMVLALAVTILLTGFGGKDETEVLQVVLVNPEGKAVGEATLRETNSGVLIHVRAQELQPGKHALHIHEFGLCEGPEFTSAGGHFNPYNKEHGFENPKGPHAGDLPNVYVTPQGTLEVEVLAHQVTLKKGKKNSLVRKDGATLMLHAMEDDYRTNPAGNAGARVVCGVISPKEMEKK